The following are encoded together in the Dickeya lacustris genome:
- the yjgA gene encoding ribosome biogenesis factor YjgA: MNKHPEDWQDDVPDASQDDEDEEIIWVSKSEIKRDAEALKALGAELVELGKNALDRIPLDEDLRAAIELAQRITKEGRRRQLQLIGKMLRARDPEPIQTALDKLRNRHNQQVSLFHKLEKLRDRLLEEGDSAIPDVLALYPHADRQQLRSLVRNAQKEKAANKAPKSARQIFQYLRELAETE; encoded by the coding sequence ATGAACAAACATCCCGAAGACTGGCAGGACGACGTCCCTGACGCCAGCCAGGACGATGAAGACGAAGAGATAATCTGGGTCAGCAAAAGTGAAATCAAGCGTGATGCCGAAGCGCTAAAAGCACTCGGTGCCGAGCTGGTCGAGCTTGGCAAGAACGCCCTTGACCGCATTCCGCTTGACGAAGACCTGCGCGCCGCCATTGAACTGGCGCAGCGCATCACCAAAGAGGGCCGCCGCCGCCAGTTGCAGTTGATTGGCAAAATGCTGCGCGCCCGCGACCCGGAGCCGATTCAAACGGCGCTGGATAAGCTGCGTAACCGCCATAATCAGCAAGTCTCGCTGTTCCATAAGCTGGAAAAACTGCGTGACCGGCTGCTGGAAGAGGGTGACAGCGCTATTCCTGACGTGCTGGCGCTCTATCCACACGCCGACCGTCAGCAGTTGCGTTCACTGGTGCGTAATGCACAAAAAGAGAAAGCAGCGAACAAAGCGCCTAAATCGGCCCGGCAGATTTTCCAGTATCTGCGCGAATTGGCGGAAACCGAGTAA
- a CDS encoding efflux RND transporter periplasmic adaptor subunit, which yields MYFSVPALLVNIGCVLCFLAGAQPVCAATPASLSSAQPAQVPVLEHPVGVYHTSGTVQAVRSALLSVPVSGRISLLAVEVNQVVSAGQLLARIDGTPAEQSARASQAQIAAANASLTQAKSELARAQAMRDKHYISASAFDNVQAQYRVAAAQANAQIAAAESASAQAMQFRLTAPFPGVVARVEGDLGAVVLPGQPLIAFYDPSALRVEVTLPASLVDQLQQRDQPQQRDQPPQVLPQVSVAGQSVEVSALTWFPTTDEQSQTRKVRIMLREGQPDARVTPGRSADVMFFSRTPGRLTIPAASVVQHTDFSAVYLAGREGRPQLRYIRTGQTLGDQIEVLAGLKPGDSVMRDPQAAASQSQGAGNER from the coding sequence ATGTATTTCAGCGTCCCTGCATTACTGGTCAACATCGGCTGTGTCTTGTGTTTTTTGGCCGGTGCTCAACCGGTCTGCGCGGCCACGCCCGCCTCCTTGTCCTCAGCGCAACCGGCGCAGGTTCCAGTCCTTGAGCATCCCGTCGGTGTCTATCACACCAGCGGCACGGTGCAGGCGGTGCGTTCAGCCCTGTTGTCGGTGCCGGTTTCCGGGCGTATCAGCCTGCTTGCCGTAGAGGTCAACCAGGTCGTCAGCGCAGGGCAATTGCTGGCGCGCATTGACGGCACACCGGCAGAGCAGTCGGCCCGGGCCAGCCAGGCGCAAATTGCTGCGGCCAATGCCAGCCTGACGCAGGCAAAAAGTGAGCTGGCGCGTGCTCAGGCGATGCGGGATAAACACTACATCAGCGCCTCGGCGTTCGATAACGTGCAGGCGCAATACCGTGTTGCCGCCGCGCAAGCCAACGCGCAGATAGCCGCCGCTGAGTCAGCCAGCGCACAGGCGATGCAGTTTCGTCTGACTGCGCCATTCCCCGGCGTGGTCGCGCGCGTGGAGGGCGATTTGGGTGCGGTGGTGCTGCCCGGCCAGCCGCTGATCGCATTTTATGACCCGAGCGCGCTGCGCGTTGAGGTGACACTGCCTGCGTCGCTGGTTGATCAACTGCAGCAGCGTGATCAACCACAACAGCGTGATCAACCACCACAGGTATTGCCGCAGGTCAGCGTGGCCGGTCAATCCGTTGAGGTGAGCGCGCTGACATGGTTTCCCACCACCGATGAGCAGAGCCAGACGCGCAAGGTGCGCATCATGCTGCGCGAGGGGCAGCCTGATGCACGGGTAACGCCAGGGCGCAGCGCCGATGTCATGTTTTTCTCCCGTACACCGGGGCGGCTGACCATTCCTGCGGCCAGCGTGGTGCAGCACACCGACTTTTCGGCGGTCTATCTGGCAGGCCGCGAGGGTCGTCCGCAGTTACGTTACATCCGTACCGGTCAAACGTTGGGCGACCAGATAGAGGTGTTGGCCGGGTTGAAACCCGGCGACAGCGTGATGCGAGACCCGCAAGCGGCGGCCAGTCAATCGCAAGGGGCTGGCAATGAACGATAA
- the aaeR gene encoding HTH-type transcriptional activator AaeR: protein MDRLKSMAVFAKVVECGSFTAAARQLAMSVSAVSQTLSRLEDDIQIKLLNRSTRSIGLTEAGKIYYHGCRRMLHEAQEVHEQLYAFNNTPIGTLRIGSSSTMAQNVLANMTAEMLQEYPGLSVNLVCGIPAPDLIADGLDIVIRVGALQDSSLYCSRIGSMPMVVCAAKSYLTQHGTPEKPSDMGNFSWLEYSVRPDSEFELIAPEGMTIRIQPQGRFVTNDPLTLIRWLKQGAGIAHVPMMWVFEEIKRGEIEILFPRYHSDPRPVYALYTRPDNLPLKVQVCINYLTDYFNKVALIYQGYRQENPHNAETGT from the coding sequence ATGGATCGATTAAAAAGCATGGCGGTGTTCGCCAAAGTGGTGGAGTGCGGTTCCTTCACTGCGGCGGCGCGTCAGTTAGCGATGAGTGTCTCTGCCGTCAGCCAGACGCTATCCCGGCTCGAAGATGACATCCAAATCAAGTTGCTCAACCGCAGCACCCGCAGCATCGGATTGACCGAAGCCGGTAAAATTTACTACCACGGCTGCCGCCGGATGCTGCATGAAGCGCAAGAAGTACACGAACAGCTGTATGCCTTTAATAACACGCCAATCGGTACACTGCGCATCGGCAGCTCTTCGACCATGGCGCAAAATGTGCTGGCGAACATGACGGCTGAGATGCTGCAAGAATACCCGGGGTTGTCGGTTAATCTGGTGTGCGGTATTCCCGCCCCTGACCTTATCGCCGATGGGCTGGATATCGTTATTCGGGTCGGCGCGCTGCAAGACTCCAGCTTGTACTGTAGCCGCATCGGTTCCATGCCGATGGTGGTGTGCGCGGCTAAAAGCTACCTCACCCAGCACGGCACGCCGGAAAAGCCCTCGGATATGGGAAATTTCTCCTGGCTGGAGTACAGCGTGCGCCCGGATAGCGAATTTGAATTAATCGCCCCCGAAGGCATGACAATCCGCATCCAGCCGCAGGGCCGGTTTGTCACCAATGACCCGCTCACATTAATCCGCTGGTTAAAGCAGGGCGCAGGCATCGCCCATGTGCCGATGATGTGGGTTTTTGAGGAGATAAAACGCGGCGAGATAGAAATTCTGTTCCCGCGCTACCATTCCGACCCGCGCCCGGTATACGCGCTGTATACCCGGCCAGATAATCTGCCGCTCAAAGTGCAGGTCTGTATCAATTACCTGACGGACTATTTCAATAAAGTGGCGCTGATTTATCAGGGATATCGGCAGGAAAACCCACACAACGCAGAGACTGGCACATAA
- a CDS encoding efflux RND transporter permease subunit: MNDNTHRHQALARTGIAGRMAAFFQHAHITPLLGVLILLMGAFAVWVTPQEEEPQINVTMANVLVAYPGASVATVEAQIAQPAEQLLGQMAGVEHVSAQSRPGMAVMTVQFKVGVPRIEALVRLYDTVHSHADWLPANLGNTPPLIKPKGIEDVPIVTYTLFSRDAALGRVELERIAHALEGELKQVPGTREVTTVGGPGRTIGVEFNPQRLANNGLTLAQVAQSLAAANAGLPAGNIVNQGVVRLESGPFLRSQQDVEQLVIAVNNGKPVYLRDVAVIRDGTPAPSQYVWYGTAGSSGQSSPAVTLAVTKKAGENAVTIANRLAQRMAVLTNTVLPPQVGVEMTRNYGASANEKASKLIEKLVFATVSVVVLVFFSLGRREAVIVGLAVVLTLCATLFASWAWGFTLNRVSLFALIFSIGILVDDAIVVVENIHRHRQLHPDAPLPSLIAGAVDEVGGPTILATLTVIAALLPMAFVSGLMGPYMSPIPINASMGMLISLGVAFSITPWLSHRWLKNTPISAPAPRATGQSLAQRLFTPLLSARSGHRYRIGILLGVMALLMACMALPLTKSVILKMLPFDNKSELQLVVDMPSGSALEETAALLREMTDWLAQQPEVLNYQAYVGVAAPINFNGLVRQYDLRSGNESGDVMVNLHAKGERQRESHAIAQAYRGPLEQLAARYHARLKVVEVPPGPPVMAPIVAEIYGPTLAGRAVLADQIADIFRRTPGVVDIDSSVQPLAEKQLLQVDNEKAMRFGITQASIVEALATAMNGNNVTYLRDDSKYPVPVQLRLPDAAKGDLLTLLSTPLRTASGSLLPLAEVVSVVSQAQERVRYRKDGLPVDYVVADMAGRNDSPLYGMFAMQPAIAALTAPNQAALQTYFIRQPEDSYRHYAIKWDGEWQITYETFRDMGAAYAVGLVLIYLLVVAHFGSYRVPLIIMAPIPLTLIGILPGHALLGAPFTATSMIGMIALAGIIVRNSILLVDFIRLNVAAGVSLETAVMDSVATRAAPIVLTGLAAMLGAFFILDDPIFNGLAIALIFGILVSTLLTLLVIPLLYFMAFRVKTPSGVE; this comes from the coding sequence ATGAACGATAACACCCACCGTCATCAGGCGCTGGCGCGCACTGGAATCGCCGGGCGCATGGCGGCCTTCTTTCAACATGCCCATATCACGCCGCTGCTCGGCGTGCTGATTCTTCTGATGGGGGCATTTGCCGTGTGGGTAACGCCGCAGGAAGAAGAGCCGCAAATCAATGTCACGATGGCGAATGTGCTGGTGGCCTACCCCGGCGCTTCTGTGGCGACGGTAGAAGCACAGATAGCCCAGCCAGCCGAGCAGTTGCTGGGGCAAATGGCCGGTGTGGAGCACGTTTCTGCGCAGTCACGCCCCGGCATGGCGGTGATGACGGTGCAGTTTAAGGTCGGCGTGCCGCGTATTGAGGCGCTGGTGCGCCTCTACGATACGGTACACAGTCACGCCGACTGGCTGCCTGCCAACCTTGGCAACACGCCGCCGCTGATTAAACCTAAAGGCATTGAGGATGTGCCGATCGTCACCTACACCCTGTTCAGCCGCGACGCCGCACTCGGGCGTGTTGAACTAGAACGCATCGCTCACGCGCTGGAAGGTGAGCTCAAGCAGGTGCCCGGCACGCGGGAGGTGACAACGGTAGGCGGCCCTGGCCGCACCATTGGGGTGGAGTTTAACCCACAGCGACTGGCGAATAACGGGCTGACGCTGGCGCAGGTGGCTCAGTCGCTGGCGGCGGCGAATGCCGGGTTGCCTGCCGGTAACATCGTGAATCAGGGCGTGGTGCGTCTGGAGAGCGGCCCGTTTTTACGCTCGCAGCAGGATGTTGAACAACTGGTTATCGCCGTCAATAACGGCAAGCCGGTGTACCTGCGCGATGTTGCTGTCATCCGCGATGGCACACCCGCGCCCAGCCAGTACGTCTGGTACGGGACGGCGGGCTCGTCGGGGCAGAGCAGCCCGGCGGTGACGCTGGCGGTAACGAAAAAAGCCGGTGAAAACGCCGTCACTATCGCCAACCGGCTGGCGCAGCGCATGGCGGTGCTCACCAATACGGTGCTACCGCCGCAGGTGGGTGTCGAGATGACCCGCAACTACGGTGCCAGCGCCAACGAGAAGGCCAGTAAGCTGATTGAGAAACTGGTGTTTGCCACCGTCTCGGTGGTGGTGCTGGTGTTTTTCTCGCTGGGGCGGCGTGAGGCGGTGATTGTTGGGCTGGCGGTGGTGCTGACGCTGTGCGCCACGCTGTTTGCGTCCTGGGCATGGGGGTTCACTCTTAACCGGGTGTCGTTATTCGCGCTGATTTTCTCAATTGGTATCCTGGTGGATGACGCCATCGTGGTGGTGGAAAATATTCACCGTCACCGGCAGTTACACCCGGATGCGCCGTTGCCCTCCCTGATTGCCGGTGCAGTCGATGAGGTTGGCGGGCCAACGATATTAGCCACCCTGACAGTCATTGCCGCACTGCTGCCCATGGCGTTTGTCAGCGGGTTGATGGGGCCATACATGAGCCCTATCCCGATTAATGCCTCGATGGGGATGCTGATTTCACTGGGGGTCGCGTTTTCCATTACGCCCTGGCTTTCGCACCGCTGGCTGAAAAATACGCCGATATCGGCACCGGCACCGCGCGCTACCGGGCAATCGCTGGCGCAGCGCCTGTTTACGCCACTGCTGTCGGCACGATCGGGGCATCGCTACCGTATTGGCATATTGCTTGGCGTGATGGCGCTACTGATGGCTTGCATGGCGTTGCCGCTGACCAAGAGCGTGATACTCAAAATGTTGCCGTTTGATAATAAATCGGAGCTGCAACTGGTGGTGGATATGCCTTCCGGCAGCGCGCTGGAGGAGACGGCTGCGCTATTGCGCGAGATGACCGATTGGCTGGCGCAACAGCCGGAGGTGCTGAATTATCAGGCCTATGTTGGCGTCGCCGCGCCGATCAACTTTAACGGGCTGGTGCGCCAGTATGACCTGCGTAGTGGCAATGAAAGCGGCGATGTGATGGTGAATCTGCACGCCAAAGGTGAACGCCAGCGCGAGAGCCATGCGATTGCGCAGGCTTATCGCGGGCCGCTTGAGCAACTGGCCGCGCGTTATCACGCCCGCCTTAAGGTGGTGGAGGTGCCGCCCGGCCCACCGGTGATGGCGCCGATTGTGGCGGAAATCTACGGGCCGACGCTGGCAGGACGCGCGGTGCTGGCCGACCAGATTGCGGATATTTTCCGCCGCACGCCGGGTGTGGTGGATATCGACAGCAGCGTACAGCCGCTGGCAGAAAAACAGCTATTGCAGGTGGATAACGAGAAGGCGATGCGTTTTGGCATTACACAGGCCAGCATAGTAGAGGCGCTTGCGACCGCGATGAATGGCAATAACGTCACGTACCTGCGTGATGACAGCAAATACCCGGTGCCGGTGCAGTTACGTCTGCCCGATGCCGCCAAGGGCGATTTGCTGACGCTGCTCAGTACGCCGCTTCGTACTGCGTCGGGCTCCTTGCTGCCGCTGGCGGAAGTGGTCAGCGTGGTTTCTCAGGCGCAAGAACGTGTGCGCTACCGTAAAGACGGGCTGCCGGTGGACTATGTGGTGGCAGACATGGCCGGACGCAACGACAGCCCGCTGTATGGCATGTTCGCCATGCAACCGGCGATTGCCGCGCTGACGGCACCCAATCAGGCGGCGCTGCAAACCTATTTCATTCGCCAGCCCGAGGATAGCTACCGTCATTACGCCATCAAATGGGACGGCGAGTGGCAGATAACCTATGAAACCTTTCGTGATATGGGCGCGGCTTACGCCGTCGGGCTGGTGCTGATTTATCTGCTGGTGGTGGCGCACTTTGGTTCTTATCGGGTGCCGTTAATCATCATGGCACCGATCCCATTAACCCTTATCGGCATTCTGCCGGGCCATGCGTTGCTGGGGGCACCGTTCACCGCCACGTCCATGATAGGCATGATAGCGCTGGCGGGCATTATCGTGCGTAACTCCATTTTGCTGGTCGATTTTATCCGCCTGAATGTGGCCGCCGGGGTGAGCCTTGAGACAGCGGTGATGGACTCGGTGGCGACCCGCGCCGCACCGATTGTGCTGACCGGGCTGGCGGCGATGCTCGGGGCTTTTTTCATTCTCGATGACCCGATATTCAACGGGCTGGCGATCGCGCTGATTTTCGGCATTTTGGTGTCAACGTTGCTGACGTTACTGGTGATCCCGCTGCTGTATTTCATGGCTTTTCGCGTGAAAACGCCGTCGGGCGTCGAGTAA
- the aaeA gene encoding p-hydroxybenzoic acid efflux pump subunit AaeA — MKASVVNVIIKKLSRVTITLLLVLAAAIALVRVWSFYTESPWTRDARFSADVVAIAPDVSGLLTQVNVQDNQQVKQGDVLFVIDPPRYQQALEQAQADVAYYQALADEKRRESARRQHLGIQAMSREEIEQSGNALQTTLHQLAKAQAELEIARLDLARTVVRAPADGWITNLHVHAGEFITRGASAVALVKKDSFYLLAYMEETKLSAVHPGYQVEITPLGSNQILYGVVDSIAAGVTNSSSAADGKGLATVDSNLEWVRLAQRVPVKIRLARQWGDQYPAGTTATVVVTGEHTRNTRPMSPLLQLLHRLREFG, encoded by the coding sequence GTGAAAGCATCGGTTGTAAACGTGATAATCAAAAAACTGAGCCGTGTCACCATCACCTTGCTGCTGGTGCTGGCGGCGGCCATTGCATTGGTGCGGGTATGGTCGTTTTACACGGAATCTCCCTGGACGCGCGATGCGCGCTTTAGCGCCGATGTGGTGGCGATAGCCCCGGATGTCAGCGGCCTGCTGACGCAGGTGAATGTGCAAGATAATCAGCAGGTAAAACAAGGTGATGTGCTGTTTGTCATCGACCCGCCGCGCTATCAGCAAGCGCTGGAGCAGGCGCAGGCCGATGTTGCCTATTATCAGGCGCTGGCAGATGAGAAAAGACGCGAGTCGGCGCGCCGCCAGCACCTTGGCATACAAGCCATGTCGCGTGAAGAAATTGAGCAATCCGGCAATGCGTTGCAAACCACGTTACACCAACTGGCGAAAGCGCAGGCGGAGCTGGAAATCGCCCGGCTGGATTTGGCCCGCACCGTGGTGCGCGCCCCGGCTGACGGCTGGATAACCAATTTGCATGTACACGCCGGGGAGTTTATTACCCGGGGCGCAAGCGCTGTGGCGCTGGTGAAGAAGGATTCGTTCTATCTGCTGGCGTACATGGAAGAAACCAAGTTATCTGCGGTGCATCCGGGTTATCAGGTCGAGATAACCCCGCTTGGCAGCAACCAGATTTTATATGGCGTGGTGGATAGTATTGCCGCTGGTGTTACCAATAGCAGCAGTGCCGCCGATGGCAAAGGGCTGGCAACGGTGGATTCAAACCTGGAATGGGTGCGTCTGGCGCAGCGAGTGCCGGTAAAAATTCGCCTGGCCCGGCAGTGGGGCGATCAATACCCGGCGGGCACGACGGCAACGGTGGTCGTGACCGGCGAGCACACCCGCAATACCCGGCCAATGTCGCCGCTGTTGCAGTTATTACACCGCCTGCGTGAATTCGGTTAA
- a CDS encoding DUF1543 domain-containing protein produces the protein MTTLFMYYIGGRVQGANIELHDIQFAAHTHPQAAFPQLKANWFGDKNRVHVDSYTPCRWADGYDITLHPEPFSGPEKLWFINMGGYLPGNPAEVHQFGLFVAPDAEAAKQRARQALLTHVLQPHHDDLHQIDDCLPLSLLERWYVHLHPNPSGSLAAPLWQGYQPL, from the coding sequence ATGACCACACTGTTTATGTATTACATCGGCGGGCGCGTTCAGGGTGCGAATATCGAACTGCATGATATCCAGTTTGCTGCGCATACGCACCCGCAAGCGGCCTTTCCACAGCTCAAAGCCAACTGGTTTGGCGATAAAAACCGGGTTCATGTCGATAGCTACACCCCCTGCCGCTGGGCGGACGGCTATGATATCACGCTTCATCCCGAGCCGTTTAGCGGGCCGGAAAAACTGTGGTTTATCAATATGGGCGGCTATCTGCCGGGCAATCCGGCGGAGGTACACCAGTTTGGGCTGTTCGTCGCCCCCGATGCTGAAGCGGCCAAACAGCGCGCCCGGCAAGCGCTGCTGACGCACGTCTTACAACCGCATCATGACGATCTGCACCAGATTGATGACTGCCTGCCGTTGAGCCTGCTGGAGCGCTGGTATGTTCATTTGCACCCCAACCCATCAGGCTCGCTGGCTGCCCCGCTCTGGCAAGGCTACCAGCCGCTGTGA
- the aaeB gene encoding p-hydroxybenzoic acid efflux pump subunit AaeB — protein sequence MNTPAFLRLRFAFKLSTAIVLSLVLGFYLQLETPRWAALTAAIVAAGPAFAAGGDPFSGAIRHRGMLRVAGTFIGCVGALVIVMATVRAPVVMLTLCCLWAGVCVWISSLVKVENAYVFALAGYTTLIIIVTSQSAPVRIPQFAVERCSEIVLGIVCAILGDLLFSPRSVKQDIDRALDALWVGQYQLLQRCVAGIADDELDAAWHGLVRQTHALNGMRSVLMLESSRWQGASRRITTLLTQSWLLITQACEIRLTLQEQPQALKGAIAMMLEHPAENAADVARRLRQLRYLAASHSRSLPPMLLSWLAAASRYQLLARGIKTNSRVSAREAQLLDAEVAVKASSAETHHAMINGLRTAVATGLGCLFWLWTGWTSGSSCMVIIAVVTSLAMRLPNPLMAAKDFLIGSLVALPLGSLLFMVVLPATQQSLLLLCLTLGGMAFVIGIEVQKRRLGSLGALASTINIIVLSNPMKFNLNQFLDNAIGQVIGCVLALSVILLIRDNTRERTGRTLLNRFVYGAVAALSTRSGRKRENHLPALYQHLFLLLNLFAGDIAKYRLALSLIMMHQRLRLLELPVSERLAAFHRQLRLTATHVIDASSDRYRSEAFSQLLTQMEHYPQLLREHQVADDAIVAVGRLTQLLRSHQHALLG from the coding sequence ATGAATACTCCCGCATTTTTGCGCCTGCGTTTCGCGTTCAAACTCAGTACGGCGATTGTTCTCTCGCTGGTGCTGGGATTTTATCTGCAACTGGAAACGCCGCGCTGGGCGGCATTGACGGCGGCTATCGTGGCCGCTGGCCCGGCCTTTGCCGCCGGTGGCGACCCGTTCTCCGGGGCGATTCGCCATCGCGGGATGTTGCGGGTAGCGGGAACCTTTATTGGCTGCGTCGGGGCGCTGGTGATTGTGATGGCGACCGTGCGAGCGCCGGTTGTGATGCTGACGCTCTGCTGCCTGTGGGCCGGAGTGTGCGTGTGGATTTCCTCGCTGGTAAAAGTCGAAAACGCCTATGTGTTTGCGCTGGCCGGTTACACCACGCTTATCATCATCGTGACCAGCCAGAGCGCGCCTGTGCGCATCCCTCAGTTTGCCGTTGAGCGTTGCAGTGAAATCGTGCTGGGGATTGTGTGCGCCATTCTGGGCGATTTGCTGTTCTCTCCCCGCTCGGTTAAGCAGGATATCGATAGGGCGCTGGATGCGCTCTGGGTCGGGCAGTATCAGTTATTGCAGCGCTGTGTCGCGGGCATTGCCGACGATGAGCTCGACGCTGCCTGGCACGGGCTGGTGCGCCAGACTCATGCACTCAACGGCATGCGCAGCGTACTGATGCTGGAGTCATCGCGCTGGCAGGGTGCCAGTCGCCGCATCACGACGCTGCTCACCCAGTCATGGTTATTGATAACGCAAGCCTGTGAAATCCGCCTGACGCTGCAAGAGCAGCCGCAAGCCCTGAAAGGGGCTATCGCCATGATGCTGGAGCATCCGGCAGAGAATGCCGCCGATGTTGCGCGGCGCTTGCGCCAGTTGCGTTATCTGGCGGCCAGCCATAGTCGCAGCCTGCCGCCGATGCTACTCAGCTGGCTGGCCGCCGCCTCTCGCTACCAGTTGCTGGCAAGAGGCATCAAAACAAACTCGCGTGTCAGCGCGCGTGAAGCGCAACTGCTGGATGCCGAGGTTGCCGTCAAAGCCAGTTCCGCAGAAACCCATCATGCCATGATTAATGGCCTGCGCACGGCGGTGGCGACCGGGCTTGGCTGCCTGTTCTGGTTATGGACTGGCTGGACCTCCGGCAGTTCCTGCATGGTGATTATTGCGGTGGTGACATCGCTGGCGATGCGGCTGCCGAATCCGCTGATGGCGGCCAAAGATTTCTTGATAGGCTCTCTGGTGGCGCTGCCGCTCGGTTCGCTGCTGTTTATGGTGGTGTTGCCTGCCACCCAGCAGAGCCTGCTGTTGCTGTGCCTGACGCTTGGCGGCATGGCATTTGTGATAGGCATTGAGGTGCAAAAACGGCGTCTGGGTTCACTGGGGGCGCTTGCCAGCACCATCAATATTATCGTGCTCAGTAACCCGATGAAGTTCAACCTCAATCAGTTTCTGGATAACGCCATTGGCCAGGTCATTGGCTGTGTGCTGGCATTGAGCGTGATTCTGCTTATCCGCGATAATACCCGCGAGCGCACCGGGCGCACCTTGCTTAACCGCTTTGTCTATGGCGCGGTAGCAGCGCTTTCTACCCGCTCTGGCCGTAAACGGGAAAATCACCTGCCTGCGTTGTATCAACACCTGTTCTTGCTGCTCAACCTGTTTGCCGGTGACATAGCGAAATACCGTCTGGCGCTGTCGCTGATTATGATGCATCAGCGCCTGCGCCTGCTGGAACTGCCGGTCAGCGAGCGGTTAGCGGCGTTTCATCGCCAGCTGCGCCTGACGGCGACGCACGTCATTGATGCCTCAAGCGATCGTTATCGCAGCGAGGCGTTCTCCCAACTACTCACACAGATGGAACACTACCCGCAACTGCTGCGCGAGCATCAGGTGGCGGATGACGCGATAGTGGCCGTTGGCCGCCTGACGCAGCTTTTGCGCAGCCATCAACATGCGTTGCTGGGCTGA
- a CDS encoding rhodanese-like domain-containing protein has translation MFQRMLAWWRASTLTLPAHCVIVDVREPDEYQAGHVDGALNIPLATVTAQAAQLRALNRPVVVYCRSGMRAGSAKQMLEQAGIAQVINAKNEQTVRQAQRAQPD, from the coding sequence ATGTTTCAACGTATGCTTGCGTGGTGGCGCGCATCAACGCTGACGCTGCCTGCCCACTGCGTGATAGTGGATGTGCGTGAGCCGGACGAATATCAGGCCGGGCATGTGGACGGCGCGCTGAACATTCCGCTGGCGACGGTCACTGCGCAGGCAGCGCAGTTACGGGCATTGAACCGTCCGGTGGTGGTGTACTGCCGCTCCGGTATGCGTGCGGGGTCGGCCAAACAGATGCTGGAGCAGGCTGGCATCGCGCAGGTCATTAATGCCAAAAACGAGCAAACCGTCAGGCAGGCGCAACGCGCGCAGCCTGACTAA
- the aaeX gene encoding p-hydroxybenzoic acid efflux pump operon protein AaeX → MNSLPVMVLFGLSFPPVFFVLLVTLAVFFLCLRLLHPTGIYHWVWHPALFNSALFVCLFYLLFHFGL, encoded by the coding sequence ATGAACTCACTTCCGGTCATGGTGTTATTTGGTCTGTCATTTCCACCGGTGTTCTTTGTTTTATTGGTGACGCTGGCGGTGTTTTTTCTCTGTCTGCGTCTGCTGCATCCCACCGGTATTTATCACTGGGTCTGGCATCCGGCGTTGTTTAACTCCGCGTTATTTGTCTGCCTGTTTTATCTGTTGTTCCATTTCGGTCTTTGA